A genomic stretch from Theobroma cacao cultivar B97-61/B2 chromosome 4, Criollo_cocoa_genome_V2, whole genome shotgun sequence includes:
- the LOC18602219 gene encoding F-box/LRR-repeat protein At4g14103, whose amino-acid sequence MDTGTLKVMRKEEEDVISKLPEKVLGHILSHLPTIEAVQTSVLATKWRYLWTHIDNLDFDADDFLGDRNFFMDFVDRVLRLRHTNDIEKFSLRFYDLKSDLHRVNDWIRYAMSCNVKEIELLLLSSDEEGIPVRLPDNFSSCDSLVALNLGNDFVFDIPPTNKCFPSLKVLHVDVTSPDDEFLNKLLCSCPVLEDFSICGDFQYGGDYDYAFKISIPTLKKLKIKLIYDDFKDELDNEFIIETPKLEYLSIQDPSIAFFVIDEIPSLIEARVGIGHTNYVRDNLISEYRALRVMEVLKGVRNAKSLTLRENTIATLSSAFNDADDFPTFLHLMHLQLGIDYCFGWKLLPHFLKISPILKSLVLEKEYPMDEEDEIEREANFGWISPRFAPYCLSQHLKEIKMKNLWGSEDEVDVVKYLLENSKVLEKMCIKFDPGKEIVKEELDENMIKKFPRSSEKCKIEFV is encoded by the exons ATGGATACGGGTACACTTAAAGTAAtgaggaaagaagaagaagatgttATCAGCAAACTACCAGAAAAGGTTCTGGGTCACATCCTCTCTCATCTTCCAACAATAGAAGCGGTTCAAACAAGCGTATTGGCAACTAAATGGAGGTACCTTTGGACTCATATAGACAATCTTGACTTCGATGCTGATGATTTCCTTGGTGatcgtaatttttttatggacTTTGTGGACCGCGTTCTTCGCCTTCGCCATACTAACGACATTGAGAAATTCAGTCTCCGATTTTATGACTTAAAAAGCGATTTACATCGTGTCAATGATTGGATTCGCTATGCCATGAGTTGCAACGTGAAGGAGATTGAGCTCCTCCTCCTTTCATCAGATGAGGAAGGAATTCCAGTTAGGTTGCCTGATAACTTTTCAAGTTGCGATTCACTAGTGGCACTAAATCTGGGAAACGACTTCGTTTTCGATATTCCCCCAACAAACAAATGTTTCCCCAGTTTGAAAGTCCTTCATGTTGATGTTACGAGTCCAGATGACGAGTTTTTGAACAAGCTTTTATGTAGCTGTCCGGTGCTTGAAGATTTCTCTATATGCGGAGACTTTCAGTATGGTGGTGACTATGATtatgctttcaaaatttctatcCCAACAttgaaaaagttgaaaattaagttgatttatgATGATTTTAAAGATGAGTTGGATAATGAGTTCATTATTGAGACCCCAAAGCTTGAATATCTTAGCATTCAAGATCCCTCCATAGCTTTTTTTGTGATAGATGAAATACCCTCCTTAATTGAAGCCCGTGTGGGTATTGGCCATACTAATTACGTCAGAGACAACTTAATATCCGAGTACCGAGCTTTACGAGTGATGGAAGTTCTCAAAGGAGTTAGAAATGCCAAGTCTCTTACTCTTCGTGAAAACACTATTGCT ACTCTCAGCTCTGCTTTTAATGATGCTGACGATTTCCCCACATTTCTACATTTGATGCATCTACAATTGGGGATTGATTATTGCTTTGGATGGAAATTATTGCCGCATTTCCTAAAAATCTCACCTATTCTCAAGTCCCTTGTGTTGGAGAAG GAATATCCCATGGATGAAGAGGATGAGATAGAGCGCGAGGCTAATTTTGGGTGGATTTCACCAAGATTTGCACCTTACTGCTTATCACAACATTTAAAGGAAATTAAGATGAAAAATCTTTGGGGATCAGAAGATGAAGTGGACGTGGTTAAGTATTTATTAGAAAATAGCAAGGTCTTGGAGAAGATGTGTATCAAGTTTGATCCAGGCAAAGAAATAGTTAAGGAAGAGCTAGATGAGAATATGATTAAAAAGTTTCCTAGAAGTTCTGAGAAAtgtaaaattgaatttgtttga